A window of Chaetodon trifascialis isolate fChaTrf1 chromosome 3, fChaTrf1.hap1, whole genome shotgun sequence genomic DNA:
ATATTGTCATGAAAAGACAGTAACTTTGAAAGATGCCCCCTTCGTTCATGTAAATCACGCTGCATAAGCCTCATATCAGCTTCAGATAAATGCTGGAATATATTTTTGCACAGGACGAGGACTGTGGATTGCAGCCCATCGCTTACTTAGGAAATGTGATCCTATCTTTGAACCACGGGGCCTTATAAGTGGTGATTTATAATTCATATATGATGATACGTTCACTTACTCACATATGTGCTGAAGTGCCTTTGAGTGGTGATGCGGCTCACTAGCAAACTATGAATCTTTCAACTCAGCTGAACAAAATGATGAATTTTCACGTTATTTCACTCATAGTTAGACCAGCTAACATCTGTAGCATTGAGTAAACTCTAACTTGGCTTTTGATTATGTTTAGAAATCACTCAAATAGAGGGTAACCCACTGGCTGTTCATGATGAATTAACTGATTTACGGCCTTTCTGAGATCAGGATCAGTCTGgattttttaaagacattttctcAGAAAACCACAGGGAGCGGTTGAAGCAGCTACCTCTCCTTCATCATGGCTTGcaccattttcatttcattaacaCAGAAGAACATGAGACTCACCTGAGACACAAGCATAACAAGCCTCCATCCTGTAATGTTCTTCAAttagaaaaaagaagaaaaacaggccTTTAACACGAACACCGTGCATGCTGGGAAGTACTTCCCTAGGCAATTTAATCTAATGAGGTAAATGAATAATCTGCAAGACAGGCTGGGCTCATGATTCCAGTTTCTGAACGAGAAAACTAGATAATTAACTTAAACTTGATTTGAAACTCACAAATTCATCCAATTACATCCAGTTAATGATAAAAGATGAGTTAATTTAAAGATCTGGGCTGTGATTAAGTGGCACTTTGTCAGGTTTCAGACTGCAACCAAATGAATACCCCTCGCCTCAACCCTCCCATTCCAGccagtgtttgtctgctctgggctactgtagaaacatggcggtgcaacatggcggactctgtggaGGAAGACCCCCTCCCTCTGTCGAGATGAAGGGCTCACTCTAAGGTAATGAAGGTAATGAATCTTATTTTCCGGTGAGTATATACGCTAATGAAAACATATGAATGTTTCATTCCATTTCCTCAAGTAGACCCACCAAATCTTACAATTAATCCAATGGTGAGATTTCACAGTCTAGATGATGTCTGGTTTAAAGTAAACATGGCCTTAACTCCCATACTTCAAAAGCAAAGATCACAAGCAAACAGAATTTTCTGATTTTGTAATCAAGTTAAATACTCCAGTTTATCAGGACTCACTCACTTCTGCTGAAGCAACAGACTCGCTTGGTTTGTTTGTACTTCTTCGGGTTTTTCTTGAGAAATGCGTCTGAAAAAGTCCTAACAGCTTGTTTATACCAAAAGAATGCAAGTCAGTGTTTTTTATAGTGTAGCACACAGTAACACCAACATCAAGGAAATGCTCCCAAAAGGTCACTCCTCCTGCTATTGCTGAAAACGTGTGTGAATAGCGAGTTTTTCAGAACTTATTTTTTCTCATCTAACGCTCAGATGATCGGAGGAGGCCCTACAGTGTCTGCGTATGAGTGGTTCCCCTCCTGTAACAtttattataatacatatttatCATGATCAAGGCTTATTTCCTCAACTCCTGAGCTCTAATCACAAACACTTTCCCCCACTCCACTTCATTCCCTTCAGGGCAACGCTCCACTCCGTAGACCAGATTGAATATTCATAAAGACTCTTCCGATTTCAGATGACACACGGGCATCCGCCTGTGCTCGACATATGCATAAAATGTGCATTAACATGGTTTTATTCCTGTCTCACTGAAGTGGGGAGTGGATGTTTATAGGACACTTAATGGAATCCATCCTTTAGAGCGGCCATCAGATTGCATGTAATCTACCAAAGTCTCTTTGAGGATCACAATTTACAACATGCATGACTGACAGCTACCACAAGTTATCTGATGTGGTGCACAGCACTATAACAGTTTGAGTTGCCATCGCAGTGTTTTGCCTCCAGTCTGCAAGTATATAAATTGGCAAACACAGCGTGAAGCATATGGCTATTGTCCCCCCtgaaaaaaactgtttcttttttatatgTGGCCTAGAAATTTCCTAAaccataaaaccacagaaatgtCCTCTGGGAGTGTGAGATACAAAGAATTTTGACAGTCCATGGAAGCACATAATCAGTCATTGCACATCATTCCAGCATCTTGGTTCTAATTGCAAAGCATTACGACTCTCTAGCTCCATCTGTTGAGACATTTTCATAATTATGGACAGATGTTTGTGATTGTGCATACAGACGTTACAATCCAGCTAGAGGAGAGTTCTTGTGAGGCATTGTAGACACAAATGTCAGCCGAGATAATGATTCACTGGCAGCCACAGATTCTTACGTAAGAGCTGCAATTCTTCAAACATGCTTGAATGAATAAACTAATGAGCACTGGGTCAACTTTCTCATTTGTCTAGTGAAACAGTATTTTAAACATCCGTCTGTTTGCTCCATGTGCTCGCAGCATTCAGGGTTTCAAAAGGGCGATGgtttttcccagaatgcagcgGGCAGGACGCAGTCGATCACAGCGCTGACACGcttgacaaacacattcacaccttcGGGGGGAGAGGACATGTCAAATTCAGTCAGAAAAAGCCCAGGTGGCAGGGATGGGTTCAAATCAAGGACCTCTTTGCTGTCAGAGACAGTGTTAACCTTAAGTACTTCATCTTTCAGGCCACAATAATGGGCCTAATGTTTCCAGAATGCTTGTTCTGAATGACAAATGAATGCAAAACTCGAACAGAGCAGCGAGGACATGAACAGATGCAGTAAAGCATTTGGCTGAATAGATCGGACGCACTTCAAATGGCACGATTCTGCAGATGTTAATGTCGATCGTGCTGTTTTGAACGTTTGGCTCAAATTTAGCTTGTTTTCTTCCCCTTggagcaaaagcaaacaaattattttgaGGGACGCTTCAGTGAATTCAAGGTTGAAAACATAGTACGCTTCGGCTGCGTTCAGACTGTAGGTGAAAGTGACcgaaatcagattttttttttgctcttatgTGACTCAGTGCTTTTTGTGTGAACAGCACAAATCAAATGGAATCGGATCGTTTcagttctggttctggttcagtACTTTCATATGTGGATACAGGTCTGATTTTTTGCAAGGCGACCTCGGTGTGAACAGTCATGTCAGAATGAGTGACTGTCACTCACTCGTCTGAACTGTTTTGCCACGACACTCTGACAGACGTAGTTGAAAGTAGCCCTTgaaatggtgatttttttttctgaagaaaCCTGTTTCTGTGAAGGCACTGGCGTCACGATCCCACCACTCCTGGCTCTGACTCCGGATCCACACACACCTCCGTGCAGAAGCAGCAGCCTTCGCTCCACAAAAAGCTATAATTAATAATTTGGCTGCCTTTCTCCTCGTCGGCTCACATATTTGCTGGCTTCCTCTGCACATCAGCTTACAATGAAACCGTAAACACTGACTTCAGCGgcctccatgttttcttctgtATGACAGCACGCTGTATGACGTGTTATTGCTCTTCTGTGCTTTCGGGTCAGTTCAGGACCATGAACAgttcacacatttaaaaataaaatcaacagcGAAACaaatttggattttggactgaaTACATTTGAAGGCATCACATTAAGCTTTGGGGAATTCTAAcgggcatttttcactgttgtcTATTGTCGTGAATGACAGTAGTCATTAGTTGCAGCtttattttaaacacacttAACAGCATCAACAAATCAATGCGTTTGCAGATATGATCATATTACCCTATAAAATTGACCAAAcctgtaaacaaacaatttCCTTACATATCCAGGAAATATGAACTAAAATCAGGATtaatttggagtcatgtttccgACCACCCGCTGAAGGAGTCATTTTTCCTCTAGGTCTGTCTTGATCTCCTCtgactcctgagggaaatgtttGGCTCTTCAGATGCTAACTGCACTGCTATGCTCACCAGCTACTCGCTCACTGTATGTGCCTGCTGATTGGTGCTGTGAGCTTCCTGCAGCGTCCGCAATCgatgctgatgagagcagcgAGAGGGAGCCgaaatcacctgaaaacatgTGCGGCCTATGAGGCATTCAGAATATGCGTCTCAGTGGGGgtttttaaacacagtttgcgACACACGGCCTGTTGCCTGTTTACAGTCAGCTGCGTGTTGTACACAAACCAACTAGCCAATACTTTGAAAGGCTTGAGTGGAGATGCAAGCACAAAAGCCACACTGCTGGCTGGAAGGCGAAATCTGCTTTTATCCAGCCTGAAGGACTCGGATAAACAAGTCCTGGATATGTGCAAATACTGCAACACTGAACTTTTCAAGAAGGTGGTCGAACACGAAAGAGGGAGGCTGCGGTCGCACGAAACAAACACACCATCGGTGGAAAACTTTGAAAAAGAGCCTCATTTGGCAAAGAAGAAACATAAGCACAACACGATGTTAGGTTAATCAGAATATGCATGGCTGCATATAAACAGGGTATTAATCTTCATTAGCATGTACACAGACGAGTAGGAATACTGCTGTTTTTTGgaataaagcaaaaaaatggAATACTTAATGCATTTAAACAGAGTCACTggtgaaaaacatcaaattgcTCTACGGGGCTACTGTGAACCGCAGTCACGTCATGATATGTGGTTACTGTGTGGCTACTTGGTCACGCTAATGTAAACTTATTTTAGTTTTTGCTAATGTTAATGCGGGGGCTTTAAAACATTAACTATGACCTTTGTTGGTATGAACTACAAACTGAGAGAAGCGGGTTTGAAATCACCGTTTTATTTATCAAAGCAATGCAATGAAATACAACattaaaacctaaaacaaagtgaaaacataGTAACAAATATTGTCAAATCAAACAGGCTCTTTAAACGTGCGTGCTGAACAGTTTGCCAAAGTGAGACGAGATGTTTGAATCTTGACACCAGCACGAGAGggtgttaaaaaaaaggttttcaaaaagaaacagagaaaatccacCGGCTCTTATCTGTCTGGCCGCATCATGCCTGGCCTGACAGGCATCATCATCGGCCGAGGATGACGCATCATGTGTGGTGGTCCTGGCATCATCTGCATGGGTCCTCCCATTGGTGGCCTCATGCCTCCTGCATGACGCAGTGAAAGGACACACAGCTTTAGATTTGCTTACATTCTGTTAACTACCCTAAAGGCTGCTCTCGTTATTTAATGCTCTCGTCTGAATTATCTTAAACTGGCAAACATATTCACTTTCACTTTGATGTCAAGTAAATTAGGAATGAGTGAAGCTTTGTTGAAGGGAAGTGTTTCATACCAGGTCCACCGGGCATCATTCCATGTGGTGGAGGCCCCATCATGGGCATCATGGGCGGACCTCCCATAGGGGGTGTTGGTAGCATGCCGGGGCGAGGAGGACCACctgcattaaaaacagaaatttagCATACATGTAATGTAATATGCATAtgaatttggtcatttttgctgttttttgatCGATAAATCTGCAAATTCATAACACAGAAATACTGATAATTTGACTTTGCTTTAGCAGAGTCATCACAAGAATGCATCAATAAAGCTGCCTGGTAAGATATTACATCAAAGAGGAGTGGAGAAAGACAACGGTTGAAAAACAAAGTGTTGTCCTCTAGGTTATTGTATCATTATGTGCAGTGGTGTTGTAGTTTTATCAATATAAATGAGTTGTTAGTTGTAATCCTGCAGGAACACAAAGCTTTTGTTGATCGTTTATTCtaatgaaattaattttaatAGTGTTTGATATGGAGTAAAATGCTGACAGCCTTTCCCTGTTGAGTCTTAATCTAACAATTAAGAGCCAGTGTCTATGTTACGGTTAGTTAATCAAATTACTGCAGAGCTGAAAGACGATGGACTCACCTGGGGGAGGGCCACCAGGGAACGGTGTGGGAGGAATCTTTCCCTGTTGAAAGGCAGCCGCTGTTCGGAGACAAGACAAAACATTaagacacaaacaaccacagaaaTATTTCATGTCCAGACGCAGTCTTGtctttgcttttctgtgttt
This region includes:
- the snrpc gene encoding U1 small nuclear ribonucleoprotein C; translation: MPKFYCDYCDTYLTHDSPSVRKTHCSGRKHKENVKDYYQKWMEEQAQSLIDKTTAAFQQGKIPPTPFPGGPPPGGPPRPGMLPTPPMGGPPMMPMMGPPPHGMMPGGPGGMRPPMGGPMQMMPGPPHMMRHPRPMMMPVRPGMMRPDR